TTGTTTTTTAACTTGcaaaatttcttcttctttctttttcttcttttgattttgtGCTTAAATACACCATCAATGATCCTCTTGTTTGAAAGTGctttcatttggaaattgatCGGAGTTGCAGAGAGTTGTTGTGATGATTTTTCTTCCATCACAATATCACATAAAAGATATGTTTCAAAATACGATTTCATTTTCACTGACCAATTCTAATAGTTTTTGTCAGTGAAACCATTTTGAGCATTCAAAGAGTCTAGAGACTGTTGCTTGACATCTATATTCGTTGAAAATAGCCCTACGCTTTGAAAATAAGCACGGGTTGAAAATGGTAGCCTTGGCAGGTCAAAATGGATATAGCCCCGACGGGTTAAAATGGGTAGCCCTAACGAGTTAAAATTGGTAGCTCTAACAGGTTAAAATGATAGCCCTTACAGGTTAAAAAGGTAGTCCTTACGGGTTAAAAAAGGTATGTTAGTTCTTTCAAAGAACTCACAAATCCCATAAGATCAATAAAGTTCTGATACCACAGTTGGTTTTCTTAAAAGATGGGGCAGCAAAAAGAGGGTTAAAATGACTCTCTTTGGATTGAAATGTCTTTCAATTGCTTTCAATGATTTTATTAAAGCATTGAGGGGCTTTAAATAGCCAACATAAAACACATAATctgcataatttgaaatttaaaactaTCTCAACAAACTAATCTAtctaataaaaatttaaaattcaaattatccTAAACTCAAGCAACTTATTAGACTAAAAATTAGTACAGTAACTAAAGTAAATTTCAATAGTTATAGAGGGCACAAGGAGAGGCtagaggtaggccgaagaagtattggagagaggtgataaGACAGGATATGACGCAACTTTAaattaccgaggacatgaccctaaaTAGGAGGGTGTAGAGGATTCGCATTATGGTAGAAGGGTAGTAGGTAATGTAGTGTTGTTTTGCTTAGGGTGGCTGGTGTTTGCGATGGTATTAGTTGTATTATTGTAGTTCTTGTTTTATCTATATCATTGTTGTTTATGGTGTTTCGATTATCACATGGTTTAATTGTTGTTTTGGCTACTTTTGTGTTGTTTCTTGTTATTTGCTATATTCTCTCCATTGTCTCCTTCTTTATACCTGGATTTGTTgtacttgagccgagggtcctTCGGAAATAGCCtttctacctccacgaggtagtagtaaggtctgcgtacattctaccatATCCAGACCTCACTTATGGATTTCACTGAGAATGTTGTTGTTGTCCATAGTAATTGTGCTCACTTTGTTACACAGTTTTTGCTGTTCATAGGACACTCTTCACCAGTAAGTATTAACATAAGTGATACAAGTTTCTTGCTCTTGCGTCAATTGTAGATAAACCTAGTAGATGGCTTAGCAACGATTTTACTCCAGGAGTGGTAGGGGTTTAGAGTTAAATTTAATGCATGGCAATATACACTGGTGACTGTAATATGACTATCCTATGGACCATTGTTGTTCATTCAAATTATTTCCAAACTAGGATCTTCCATTTTTTTTGGTGATAATGGAGAGAATGTCAAACCGTGTTGCTTTAGTTTCTGGAGTGTGGTGGCGCGACAGTCTCACTTGTTTTGTATTGACATTTGTGTTCAACTACAGATGCCCTGGATATGAAGTTTATCTGTTGGACAAGCTGGCTTGGGACAGAGGAAAAGTGTCATGTATAGTTATCGAAGTctattgaaaattttggatcCCAAACCAGCTGAAAATTTATCAAGTTGTAATTTATATTTTGGTTTTACTGTATCATATCCTAATTCTTCTGAGCTGTCCTCTCTTCCTGCGAGGTTtctgtaaatatatatataccagtCTCTTATGTAACATATTAATAAATTTAGGGAAAATAATACCTATACCCCGCAAAAAGGAAAGTATTTACTCTTAAATGctccattatttttataactccttttttattttaaactgatataaatttattttaaaatttgtacGCTGACATCATTTTGATGTTAGCGTCCACCGAAGTATCACAGGTGATTAagctcaatcctatatgatatcgatatgttattaatataacaatggagtatcacaaagaatatatttttcactaatttagagtttaataaataagattgtgattttattaattttcccctgttttattttattaattttctcAAGGTTCTGTAGCTTTAGacacaaaaacaacaaaatcaCTCTTCTGGAATGAGGAAGAACTGATCGACTGATTGAGTTTCAGTTCAAGCCTAAAACAAAAAGGTGACGGGAAAAATCTATACAAAAGGGCAAGGGGAAAACTTAATCTCTCGAAAAGAATATAAACTTGAATATTTGTAAGAATTTAATGTTGTGTATAATTTTGTGAATCTGGCTTCCTATTaaatataaggaaaaaaataaactagAAATTTAAAGGGGGGAAAGAGTATGGCTTGATTGTTTGGAGGTTATTTAAGGAAATGATTGTTAATGTATATGGTTCTGTGAATAAATGGTTTTCAGACATGATGACCACTCTGATGGTGATTAGCGAgactaatttattttaaaataattacataaggtgctaaagaaaaatacaaatttaataATCGTGAACCTATGTAGGAAGCACATCACATTCCATAAATCGAATGAAAGTAGTCCAACAATTAGATCAATTAATTGTCTAAATTTGGTATAAACCGTAAGTGGAATCTGTGCTATGTACCGTGTACTCAATTTTATCTGTACCTTGTGAAGATAAAAATGCTATTTTTGATAGTTTCTTGGCTTAAGTACgtcatataaaaaaatagatataagGTGACAGGATATAGCTATTTTAATATAGAATTTGGAACCGCGTCTGTTAATAGTTTTGAAATTATGTTGTCATTTTTTCTCTGTTTTTTACGTGTGGGCCACTTTACTATTTTGCTATGTCACCAAAGAATCCTCCTCTTGAACAATTGAACGCATATATTCGACAAACTATAATATAGTTATGCGTAAgagttatattaaattttaaattcataaaaaGTTTAGTAATAAATATCGTGAAAACCAACTTCACAGtccttttatttgttttatggGGTTAAgaattgaaaaaagaagaaacttgCTGAATCAAGAACACGATGGCATTAACCCTGCCTCTCCACAATCCACTAactactcaaaatatgatatctttttggaaaatttatcAGCTTATAGTAAATACACTTCATGAGAATTGAGTATACGCCAAAGCATTCCATTTTGCCAAGTTAAAGAAGCCATCAAGGACTTTTTAACATCTAAGAGAGTCATGGTTAGATCGACTATTTTGTATGAATTGAAAATATTGATTAATCATGTTCAAAAGAGGATTTCCTATTAGAAATAATTGAAAGATTCTTTTAGAcgtaaaattatttctttttttctcccaCGCTTCCCATAATCTTCTAAGGAAACTATAATTTACTCTGTTTCAATTAACTTGTCTTATTTTAActtgacacaaaatttaaaaaagtaaagaagatttttaaatttagtgatcttaaactaaaaatatatagtacgtaccaaaatatcttttaatcttGTAATTTAAACATATCATGCAAACAATTGAAATTAACGAATTGCAAAAAAATAATGCACTCTTTTTGAATGGtctaaaaaagaaaagtaatcaAGGAATAGTACTGTTTTACCATATGAGCATGCGCATGAAATTTTGTTAATAGTactaatatacatgtatatatgaaaTAATTACTCTTTGGAGGAGCAAagtattcaaatttaaaactattataaatgtattaaaatgAACTTTTTTCTCCACCACTTAAGGCCTAAATAATGGAGAAAAAAAGCAAAACAAGGACTACCTTTTCCTCAAATTGCTAATCTTTGCAACCATCGTGTCCGgcaaaccaaaataatttactaCACAATTTGCAAAAGAGATGAGTGTCAAAAACATATCTggactattttattttttgagttttatatctaaactattgaaagtgtgagttacatatctaaactatcacttagtagtttgagaaacataactctctcttttattccactctcattagggtatgtgtaatacactctcttttttatttaaaattttgtcaCATCACACTctacatggataaaatatttcaccttaataaaaattaaataaattattagaattagttaaaattaaagattaaagtattattatcttccataaaaaaattataaaataaaataaaaaatatttttcgcacttcactccaccactttctctcacaATACTACCTCATTctcaattttttagttttatttttatttattaaattttttttataaagttattaaaaaaattcttacttcagCTCTTATCCTATCTAAGTGGTTCGCAAGTCTCCCCTtcctttttaaataataatttagatatttcaattctttttaaaaaaaaattataccctTCTCCACCTAACCCTctgctttcaatttttttctcgttttgtattagatatatacatatgatttttagaaaattattttttacttaccGCAAggcttcttttaaaataaattttttatttctgttatattcggtacacaattaaaaaaaatatgtacatatctagcacgaaatggaaaaaatataaattaagagaggagggttagatggggtgggtataatttatttttttaaaaaaaataaaaataataatattttttaggaaggagtgAGGGTGTGAgtgaaatatgaattttttaaaaatattttataaaagaaattttaaaaattttaaaaaaataaaaggatggggaggggggagggggtgGAGTACgtgatcaaaatattttaaatattatttttacataattttttttaaaaggtaatttcttttatgaaaaaaataatttccttttttgggggggaaaagaaatactttagtctttaacttttaactaatattaaatttaattttgtcAAAGTGGAATATTTTATCTACGTGGcaagtttttttcaaaaaatggatagagtgtattacacacaccactgatgtgtgtttttcaaactaataagtaatagtttatgtatgaaacaCACAGTTTAGatagaaactcaaaaaaaaaggataatttaaatgtgtttttgacaTTTATCTCTTTCAAAAATTAATCTCGGTTATCGactattattaatttttaatttttttttttatcatatgaTACATGTCAAATCAACTTTATTTATCATAGACTTCTAtacttctctttttatttcttggTCAAGTCgtcttattttttaataaaaataaatgaaaacgAGTGAACAATGAAAGAATTTCCACTCAAACAAACTTTAAATTCTAaccaaataaaacaaaataaaaataaaaaatagctaCGTGCCCCACGGTTCCATTTCTGCAATTAATTGGCAAATTACAATAAATTACATACTTGTCAATCACGGGACCCTTGAAAATAACATGATGATTCATTTCTAGCGTTCATACGCAATTCTAAGAAAGATAACAAGAAATAATAGCCTATTTTGGCACATAtagataaatttttatttttatcatcgtataatttgatttaatatatttaatctTTACTTAAAATTTGTggttttaatttctttatgCGGAAAATATGTTATTTGGACCATCTTTAAGACTATGCTAGAATTTGTTCATAAATACTCGAAgtagattttaaaattttattttcaaatagtTGTTAGGTCATGAAATTTGATCAATTTTGAAATTTCgtttgtcaaatatttttcagGTTTTCAAAAACTGGTTCAGACTATTTTTTGGAACTCTCACTCATAAAgctttaaaagaaaatttaaagtaaaatgcatgtccaaacataactttaaaaactcaaaatttaaaatttcaaacttcaaaatctaTGATCAAATGGAAGCTATACAAACTTAAcataatacatgaataattaaATGGTTGAATGGTTAATAGTTCCAGTAAATTTGTGAAACAATGAaccaaaattttatattttaattaattcagTATTAAATATACTTAAGCTTGAGATAGAATGACGATGGAGATATATTGTgtccttttcctttttattgTCAATTTAAACTTCATTCTTTTACTGTTAATATTATGGATTAACCTCACTCTTCATATCAATAACTTTGCTTAGCATTTAACATATTACGCAGactaaaatcaaaattcatcaaTAACCAAAGgactaaatattttattaataaggTGGGGGaagaaaagataatttttttccttctattatggtactatctttttcttttcttgtgtgGCAGACAATCACCTTCAACACCCCCATACCCCACCCCCATATCCCCTACACCCCCAAACACCTCAAACACACGCATACATatacatctatatatatatatatatatatatatatatatatacacacacatttGTGCATATTACTTacatacataaattaaaatttcatagGGGAAGAATTTATAGTCCATAATTTTTAATAAGAGAAATGATACACAAATATGACAATCAACAGAGGAGGAGGAGCCACTGAGTGCTGCATGTGTGGAGATTATGGTTTATCTTCTGAGCTTTTCAAATGCAAAATTTGCCAATTTAGATCTCAACACAGGTACCCCTTTCAAatcttttccaaaaaaaaaaaggttctcTTTGAATTATGATGCTAACTGGTCGTGCATTTCTAAGTAGTTTAAAAGTAGGCATATATTCATGAATCGTATACATAATATGATGGGGTGGTTTAAATTGATCTTTCAATAATTTAATTTCGCgacttaatttattttcttgaaaatatggTGATTTATAAAAagcctcttcttttttttgcagCTATTGTAGCAATCTGTATCCAAAAGCTGAGTCTTATAGAATTTGCAATTGGTGCTTGAGTCCAAAAGATGTTTCTGGAGAAAAAAcacaaaattcttcaaattcatcATCATCGTGTAGAAATACTACAAGTGATCATAATATTGAAGATGGTCCaaagttgaagaaaaaattgatcatTAGAAATGGAAATAATGATATTATTGGAAGAACAAGTCCAAAGGAGAAAGTAAAGGGTTCTAATTGTAATTTGAAGGTTCAAGTTATCAAGAAAAATCCCATCAAATTACAAAAGTCTCCCTTATTGGCTGCTAGAAAAAGGGTAACAATTGATGATGTGAATATTGAGGAAAACAAAAGGAGGACAAAATCAGAGGAAATGTCAAATAGAGGGATTACAAGAAAGGTACTTAAAAATAGGGTAAGGAGATATAAGCTCTTGGATGAAGTCTCAAGCTAATAAATtcgtagatttttttttttttttggtgtgtgGTAATTTTGGTGGTTCTGAAATTTCACACACACAAATTTATGTAGGGAAAAAAAATGGGGTTGATTTATTGTAACCCTTTGATTATATGTGATTGAGACATTTACAATGTAAAAATAGAGTTAGTGAAGTACTCTTGTCAACTTTGgctctattttttcttcttgttccaAATATGTCTATTCATTTAGAAGAACAGAGGGGAAACAGAATTGATAACCATgatttttcttgatttaaaaCCTCATTATTAACTATTAATACCAACTGGTTAAATTAATccatgaaaatatatatgtcTCGTTCAATTTGAGCAAGTTTGAACAGACTAATAATCCATTCATTTATTAACTCATGCAgacttttttaattttaatatattatatatagctataacaaaacaaataatattttttgtaggTAATTGAACAAATGATAAGAAAACAAGTAATGAAATTAAACTATGTAATAGTTGATCGGGTTGGAGGGTATTATGACCTATTATTTAACTTATTTTGTCTTGGTTCATCTGAGTTCAAGTAATCTTTGGACCGGCTAATGAAAAATGACTAGCTTATTAATCAGTTCAATCTGTTTTGATCCGTTCAAATTTAGCCCAAGATAAAGttagaattttaaaattgtAAGTTCTTAATCATAATTATCTTTGTTTACTGAATTTTAAAtagattatttatacatattaattaaatttcttagtacaaataataaatttgagttaaaattattgagttttgatCTCGAAAATGCCGTTAGCATTGTTGCGAATCTTTTGTACAGATGTACCAGTAAAATTTAAGGCGAGGgtaataacaacaacatcatCAAAGTATCTAATGTCATTTTACAAGTGGAGTTTGAAAGTGTACCATATACACAACTTATCTCTAACATGAAGGTTATTTCAAATAAATCGATTAAAAAAACTTATCAAAACAGATTGAAAagcaaataattaaaaatgaaaaaaatattataaaatacacgataaagatttccaaaaataaaatattaattacaaTAATAAAAGTATAAAATTCAATAAATGATAACAAAGATTGAAGAAGCAAGGCAATAGAGAAGGAATAGTTGGACTAGTAGGAGGAGCAATTAATGGAGATTTCTCCCAATAATAAGCTAGTGGCAACACACTAAAATTGTGTCATTATTGAAACTCAAATttcgaaaaataataataatctgtGACTACTAGCAAGGTGGCACGTAAATAATAGAGAGTGCAAAAATGCAGGGAAATGAACACAAGGTAAGTCACATCTCTTTCTCTTGTTtggttgaaaaaaaattgagtttaacAATGCTCTCATTTTAGTAAAACAATTATTTTCATAAGAGGATCTGAACAGGGTATCATGTaagcaaattttatttttatttttatttttatgaggtAAAGAGATTATTTTCGATTGATTCTCAgtttaaaagaatatttttgaagTAGGATtgcaaaaaagaaaataaagcaaCATATTGTAATACGAACTAAAGAATAAGACTACGCGACTACTAAATAAAACTGTTGAAGAGGAGAGGAGGAGGCTAgccccccacccccacctcaCCCACATATTTAAGTGCGACGAGAATTGGCTACCTACTAACTTTCTACCATAATTCTTGACCTCCAAACATTCAtatatctagggtcatgtcctgaAGGTGTGTCACGTCCTATTAAGTCATCTTCCTCAATTATTTTTCGGCCCACTACTTCTCCTAATTTTTGTTACAACCAACCTCTCACACATCCTTACTGACGCATCCGCACACCTTCTCTTCACATattcaaaccatctcagtctcgcttagCCTCATTTTGTCCGTCACAGAGGTCAATCCCACCTTGTCTCTCTATAACTTTGTTCCTAAGC
This region of Solanum dulcamara chromosome 9, daSolDulc1.2, whole genome shotgun sequence genomic DNA includes:
- the LOC129902762 gene encoding uncharacterized protein LOC129902762; translated protein: MTINRGGGATECCMCGDYGLSSELFKCKICQFRSQHSYCSNLYPKAESYRICNWCLSPKDVSGEKTQNSSNSSSSCRNTTSDHNIEDGPKLKKKLIIRNGNNDIIGRTSPKEKVKGSNCNLKVQVIKKNPIKLQKSPLLAARKRVTIDDVNIEENKRRTKSEEMSNRGITRKVLKNRVRRYKLLDEVSS